The sequence below is a genomic window from Thermoproteota archaeon.
ATCAGAATGATTAGTTTTAGAATCATCAGGTTTTTTTGAAATAATTTTGGTTACCCATATTTCAGAAGTATCTGGCATAAGCATCACAAGTCAATTTAGGATATAACGGAATAGTAGTATTGATTAGAAAATATTATTAATTTCCATTAAAATCTGAGTAAAATTCCTAATTGAGTTTTTTGTAAATTACTATTTTTTTGAAGCGCTGACTAGAGACACAACATCACGATCACGAAGTTGGTATGTGACAGGTAATCGTAGATTATATCTTAGGTCTTTTGCATAAAGTAGCCCTTTTGGAAGATCAGTGTGAATTTCCTTTGCCAAGTCTTTTATCGTTGCGCCATCTTTCATCAAAATCAAATCTGGAAGAATTCTTCCTTTTCGATCAGCAAGTTTTTGTTCATCTGCAACTGGATAGATAGAATTCATCTTTAGTAGCTTAAACACTGCAACGTTAATTGCAAACTGTACTCCAGTACGCATGTATTCACCCATGATATCTTTTTTAATTAAATTCAATGCGTGGGTTTGTTTTTCATTTAATGCATCTGATTGGAGTATATCGAATTGTTCTGATCCAGGAGAATATTTTATCAATCCTTTTTGTTCAGCACGTCTTAAGCTTAATTCGCTATCCCCACTGGCAGGAACAGTTATGGTATCAATGTAGCGCTCACGCAAGCGAGCAAAGTTTTTGTCAGCTCCTTCAACATCAATTTTATTAGCTACAATTAATGTTGGTTTTGAGATTCTTCGTAGGTGGGATGCAAATTTTTTACTGTCTTCAATTCCAAAGTCATCAACTTCCTTTTCCTCCAATTCAGAGATTCTCAAAGTATCTTTTACATGACTTTTTGTAACACCAATACCTCGATAAAGATCAGTTAGTGCATCAATCAAATCAGTTTCAGACTTTACAAGTTTAGAAATTTTGTCACGATTTCCCTCAAAGATTTTTTGATACCACATGATTAGCTCCTCTTCAATGTCAGCAAAATCTGAAATTGGATCACCAGACCCTACCTCACTAATTTGACCAGTAGAATCAATGCCGCCTGAAGCATCAACAACATGTAGTAATGCATCGGATTGAGCTGCAATTGATAAAAATTGATTTCCCAATCCTTTTCCCTTCCATGCATCTTTAATCAATCCGGGTAGGTCGATTAGTTCAATTGGAATGTATCTCCAGCCATCAACACATTTTGAATTATTTGGATTGTCATGCACGTTAAATTCAGGATGAACACAGAGGGTGATTGCGTTTGCTATACCGGAAACAGGTTTCTTTGTTGTAAATGGATAGCTTGATACTTCTTCAGAAGACAGCGTAGCTGCATTGAAAAAGGTAGTCTTGCCGGTATTTGTCTTGCCGATAAGACCAATTTTAATCGGCATGATTAGGAATCAGCCATTGAATATTTATCTCTGCCTGAGATGTTTATTCGTCGTGTGGTCCTTGTGAGATCTTATCACAAGAGTTTTGCATCTCAGTAATTGACCATCGAATTTCATCCAAATCATCGTTGTTCAAATTTGTGTTCCACTTGTCCAAAACATTTTTTGAAATTTGTGTACAATGATAAAGAAGATTCCAATAAGGGTGGTGCTCAGCAGTAGTGTAGGATAATTCCGTCACATCCTCCAATCCATTTTGTGCCCTAGATAATGAGTTGATGTTTTCACCGAAAATTTTTATAATGTCATCATCGCTTTTTTCGATTTTTAGTTGAACACCTTTTTTTGAAAATGATTCAACTAGTTTTTCAAGTTCTTTGTTAAATTCAGAAAATGTAGTCATTTAGGAAAGCCTTTGGTGCTCTGCTAGCATACATCGGTT
It includes:
- a CDS encoding redox-regulated ATPase YchF; translated protein: MPIKIGLIGKTNTGKTTFFNAATLSSEEVSSYPFTTKKPVSGIANAITLCVHPEFNVHDNPNNSKCVDGWRYIPIELIDLPGLIKDAWKGKGLGNQFLSIAAQSDALLHVVDASGGIDSTGQISEVGSGDPISDFADIEEELIMWYQKIFEGNRDKISKLVKSETDLIDALTDLYRGIGVTKSHVKDTLRISELEEKEVDDFGIEDSKKFASHLRRISKPTLIVANKIDVEGADKNFARLRERYIDTITVPASGDSELSLRRAEQKGLIKYSPGSEQFDILQSDALNEKQTHALNLIKKDIMGEYMRTGVQFAINVAVFKLLKMNSIYPVADEQKLADRKGRILPDLILMKDGATIKDLAKEIHTDLPKGLLYAKDLRYNLRLPVTYQLRDRDVVSLVSASKK